Genomic DNA from Haloplanus aerogenes:
TTCACGTCCGGGGCGGGGATGTCGCGGTCCGCACCGATGATCGGCCGAAGTTCGGCCGCGAAGGAGCGCGTGATCCGTTCGAGTTCGCCCTCCGAATACTGACGGGGATCGAACGCGATGCCGCCTTTCGCGCCGCCGTAGGGGATGTCGACCACGGCGCACTTGTACACCATCCACCCCGAGAGCGCCTTCACCTCGTCGCGGGTGACGTTGGGGTGGTAGCGGATGCCACCCTTGTACGGCCCCCGATCACCGTTGAACTGGGAGCGGTAGGCGCGAAACTGCTCGATGGAGCCGTCGTCCATGTCGACCGAGAGGGTCGTCGACAGCACGCGCTCGGGGTGTTTGAGCCGCTCGATCACGTCACCGTCCACGTCGGAGTAGGCCGCCGCGTCGTCGATCTGTTCCTGGAGGCTCTCGAACGGATTGATGTCCGCCATTCCAGGGTGGGTTCGCCTTCCGGGGATACAGGCTTTTCGACAGCGGTAGGTCTCATTCGTCGTCCGGAACCCGCTCCAGAATTCGCTCGGCACGAGCGATCAGCGGTGCGTCGATCATCTCGCCGTCCACTTCGAAGACGCCGCGACCGTCGGCGTCGTCGCGGGCGTCGAGGACGCGACGCGCCCACGCCACCGCCTCCGCGTCGGGCGCGAGGGCGTCGTGAACCACGTCCACCTGTGCGGGGTGGACGACCATCTTTCCGTCGTACCCGAGCGTCGCCGCGAATCGAGTTTCGGCACGCAAGCCCTCGTGGTCGTCGAGGTCCGTATAGACCGTATCCACGGCGTCGACGCCCGCCGCCCGCGCCGACAGCACGACGTGTTCGCGGGCGTACAGCACTTCGGTTCCCTCGTCGGTCCGGGTCGCACCGAGGTCGGCCGCGAGATCCTCCGCGCCGAAACACAGGGCGTCGACGGCTGGGACGGTCGCCACCTCGCGGGCGTCGAGGACGCCGGCCGCCGTCTCGATCAGCGCGAGGATGGGGTGGGAACACAAGTCGGCCACACGCGCGACGCTGTCGGCGTTCGCTTTCGGAACCATCACCGCATCGAGACGGTTGGCGTCCGCCACCGCGTCGAGATCAGTCGCCGCAGCGTCGGCGTCGGCGGCGACGCGGACCGCCACCTCGACGGCGGGGTCGAAGTCGGGATCGGTGAGGAGGTCCGCAACGGCCGCCCGTGCCTCGGCCTTCCGCGCCGGCGCGACGGCGTCTTCGAGGTCGAAGACGACGGTGTCGGCACCGGTCGACGGCGCCTTCCGGCACATGTCGGGGCGGTCGCCCGGCGAGAACAGGACGGTGCGGCGGGCCATACAGGGGGCAGGGCGGCCGAGGAAATGATACTGCCGGCTGTAACTGTTCCGAGATGGGCGCCATCTCGGGGTGGCGTACATCGTGATCGACTTACAGCCGGCAGCACGCACCCGGCCCCAGAATCCGGCTCTACAGCGCGAGGCCGACGGCGACGACGTTCATCACCGACGCGACGACCCACGGGAGAGCGAGACCGGCGGGAACCAGCCCCCGGTAGTCGTCGGGCATCACGACCCACCCGGCGACGGCGACGCCGACAGCGCCGCCTTTCAGGAGTGCGAGCGCGGAGAGCGCCCCCACGCTGGCGATGAGATCCGCGGCGACGGGGTTGACCTCGGTCAGCCCGAGGCGAATACCGTAGATCGTGAGGACGCCGTCGGCGACGAGGCTCGCGAGAGCGACGGCCCAGAGCCACGACGCGTGCGCCGTCGTCCGCGTCGCGACGGCGTCGAGATACGCACTCCCGACGGCCGGTCCGACCGTCTCCCGCGACTGGGACTGTGCAGTATCGGTCGACATACGCGGGGAGAGAACGAGTAGCCCCGTGAGTATACGCCGCATACACCGAGTAAATGACCGATTATCGACCGGACCGCGCCACTCGGTCAGTCCAGCGCCGACTCCAGCCGGTCGATCAGCGGCCCGTTACCGAGATAGACCGGGGTTCGCTGGTGGAGGTCCTCGGGATCTACGTCGAGGACCGATCCCGTGCCGTCCGAACTCCGGCCGCCGGCCGATTCGATGACGTAGCCGACGGGGTTACACTCGAACTGGAGACGGAGTTTGCCCTCCGGGGCCGACTGGAGGGCGGGGTAGGCGAACACGCCGCCGTAGGTGAGCACCTGATTCACGTCGCCGATCATCGCGCCGCCGTAGCGGAGTTTGAGTTCCGACTCGATTTCGTCGACGTAGGCCGCGAAGTCGTCGGGCCAGTCGGGGACGCGCCCGCCGAAGCCGTACACCGTCGGGTCGTCGGGCAGGGTCACGTCCTCGTTCAGAACGGTGGCCTCGCCGTCCTCGATCAGATACTCCGTCACGGTACCCTCGCGGGCGAACGCCATCGTGGTGATCGGGCCGTAGAGGACGTAGCCCGCGGCGACGAGGTCGCGCCCGCTCGCCGGGAGCGGCGCGTCGTAGACGCCGACGATGGTCCCCATGACGTTGTTTGGTTTGAGGTTCGACGAGCCGTCGAGGGGGTCGACCGCGATGGCGTAGCCCTCGCCGGCGTCGACGACGCTCTCGCGCTCCTCGCTGGCGTAGGCGCCGACGCCGTCGATGCGTCCGAGGCGCTCCTCCAGTAACTCGTCGGCGTACTCGTCGGCCGCCAGTCGCTGCTCGCCGGACGGGTTCTCGGCGCCCGCGGCCTCCCGCCGGCCAGGGAGGCCGGCCCGGATTTCCGGCGCCGCCGCGGCGACGGCGTCACGAATCGCGTCGACAGTGTCGACCATCAGTCGCTGGCTTCGAGGCCGGCCGTCGCGCCCAGCGCCTCCTCGACCGACGCGTCGTCGAAGATGACCGCTTCGAGGCCGTCGAGGATGGCTTCGGGGTTCTCACGCTGGAAGACGTTGCGCCCGACGGCGAGGCCGCTGGCGCCGGCGTCCATCGCCTCACGGACCGTCGAGAGGAACGCCTCGTCGCTCGTCTTCGACCCGCCGCTCATGACGACCTTCATGTCGCCTGCGCTCTGGACGGCCCAGTTCATCGCGTCCGCCGAGCCGGGATACTTCACTTTCGCGATGTCGGCGCCGAGTTCGAGACCCAGACGGGAGGCGTAGGCGATAGTGTCCGGGCTGGTGTCGTCTTTGAGACCCTGCCCACGCGGGTAGGACCACATCACGACGCCCATATCGTGTTCGCGGGCCTGCTCCTGTGCCCGCCGGAACTCCTCGGCCATCTCGACCTCGTGGTTCGAACCGCCGTAGAACGTGAAGCCGATGGCGTCGGCGCCGAGTTCGGCCGCGTAGTCGACGGACCAGTTGACCGCGGAGTCGGGTTCGCCCATCCAGAGGTTGCTCGTGCCGTTCAGCTTCGCCAGCAGCGTCACGTCGTCCTCGTAGGAGGGGTAGTACGCCTCGGCGACGCCCTTCTGGACGGCGATGGCGGTCACGGCGTCGTGAGTGCCCACGTCGAACACCGTCGAGGGGTCGGTCGTCTGGGGGACCGGCTCGAAGTCGACCGGGCCGTGTTCGAGACCGTGGTCGTACGCGAGGATCAGTGCCTTACCGTCACGGGTGATCGCATCGTCAGCACCGGGGATCATGTGTGTAGACTTACCGGCGAAATACCACATAAAGCGTGTGGTCGTGGGCGCAGGTGCGAGGTACTCACGACCGACCGGATCTTCGATTCGGCCCGTCGACCGCCACGGACGTGGATTTCGCGTACGGTACTCCTCGTGGAAGCAGTATTGTATCGGGAGCGAGTACTAAACGGGGATGCAGTTCGAACTCCGGCCCGAGACTGCGGTCGCGTATCTCCGTCGGTCGGGGCGGCTGCCAGCGCGCGCGGACGCGAGAACGACGGCGTACGGCGGCCGTGCGAACCGGGTCGTCAAGGTGGTGTCCGAGGACGGGTGCGTCGCTCTCAAACAGCCCCGGCCACGACTCGCGGACGAGGTGGGGACACCGGCTGACCCGAATCGGATTCACTGGGAAGCGACCGTTCTCCGGTTGCTCGCGCGGATCGCCCGTCGGTCCGACGCGCACGTCGCCGTCCCGGAGGTGCGATTCGAGGATCCCGACGTGCACGTGATAGAGTTACGAGCGCATACCCCGTCTTTAGGTGGGGGTCAAGCGGACAATAGCGTACACCACCACCGACGACGACACGGCTGGATTTTCCACCGTTCTGTTGGTAGTATTAAGCCACCGGCGGTACATAGTGTGCAACACGGATGAAGACCACATGGCACGCGACCTACAACCTCAACTACCACATAGTGTGGTTGCCGAAGTGCCGTCAATCGGCACTCGTCAACGAGGTCGCAGACCGTGTGCGAACCATCCTCCACGAAATTGCCGACGACAAGGGCCTCGAAATACTCGACCTGACCGTTCAGCCCGACCACGTTCACCTGTTCGTCAGTAGCCCACCGAAGCACGCTCCGTCCCTTCTCTCCAACTGGTTCGAGGGGATTTCCTCACGGAAATACAACCACCGCTACGCTGACCACGACGGTGAGAAGATTCGATGGGCAAGGGGGTACTACGCAGGAACGGCGGGCCACGTATCCAGCGAGACGGTCACGAACTACATCCAGCGCCACGAGGAGGACGATTCATGACCGAATTCACGAAAACGCTGGAGTTGAAACTGGTTGCCCCGAACGCTCACAAGCGTCAGAAACTCCGAGAGACCCGAGAGGCGTACCAGAACGCCCTTCATGACGCCTTCGACGCTGGCTGTACCACACAGACCGAAGCGAACGATGTGGTGGTCAACTACGACCTGAGTGGGTACGCGAAGAACGCGCTCAAAAAGTACGTCCCGCAGTTGACGACGACCGACAACGCGGGCGAACTTCACGACGACCACCCCGTTCGATTCACCAACGAGGGGCTTCGACTCGACCACAAGCCCGAAAACGCAATCGAGTGGTACGTCAAAATCCCGCACCACGAGGACTACCACCTCTGGATGCCAGCACAGCCGAACCCCGAACAACGGGACTGGCTCGAAGCGTTGAACGCTGGTGACGCGGAGATGGGCGAGAGTCGGCTGTTCGAGCGGGACGGGACGTGGTTTATCCACGTCACCGCCACCCGCGACGTGGAGGACGGTTCCGAGGCGTCCGCCGAGGAACGGACGCCCATCGGTGTCGATATTGGGGAAGCGTCACTCGTCACGGTGTGTCACCGCGACGACCACAGTTCTCCGACCGCTCCCGAACTGTGGGCCGATGAGGGGAAGACCGTTCGTCGGCTCCGCAAGACCTACTTCACCGCCACGAGGCGGCTTCAGACGCGCGGAAGCGAGCGTATCGCAGAGTCGTTCGGTGACGACCTGTGGAACCAGATAGACGACGTGTTCCACCGCGTCACCCGCGAAGTCGTGGAATACGCCGAGTCCGTCGAGAATCCCGTTCTCGTTCTGGACGACCTGACGTATATACGGGAGTCGATGGACTACGGCGAGTATATGAACCGCCGACTCCACGGATGGGGGTTCGCCAAACTCCACGCGCAGATACGCTACAAGGCCGTCGAGAAGGGTATCCCCGTCGAGACGGTGACCCCGCGCAACACCTCGAAGGAGTGCCACGCTTGCGGTGAGGTGGGGCATCGCCCGCGACAGGCGACGTTCAAGTGTTCGAACGACGCTTGCTGGGTGGGCGAGTATCAAGCGGACGTGAACGGAGCGGTGAACATCGCCGACCGCTACCTCAGCGGAGAGAGTCGTTCCAGAGAACACCCGAACGACGATGACTCGGCTGAGGATGGGGCGCGTTTGACCGCGCCACAAGACAGCCAAGCCGATGCTGAAGTCCAGTAAGAGACGCTTGGAACGTATGCGTCTTGAAACCGTAGGGTCGAGCGAACGCTCGGCCTAACATCCCGTGGCGGGATTTCCGCGTCTTCAGGCGCGGGAGGAGGTCAATCACGGCGACTACAACCCCAAGAACGTCTTCACCACTCGCGACGCGACCACGACACTCTGGGTGATCGATCCCGAATTCGCTTGCTGGGGCGATCCCGCCTGGGACGTCGCGTCGCAACTTGCCCACCTGTACGTCGCCGCGATTCACGTCGGCGACCGTCCGCGAGAGTATCTCGACGCAGCCACACGGTTCTGGGACGTGTATCGCAGTCGTGTTCCGTGGGAACTCGACACAGCGGTCGCGACCGAAGTCGCCATTCTGTTGCTCGCCCGAGTCGACGGACGGGCAACACTCGAGTACCTCACAGCATCCGACGTGGAGCGACTCCGTAGGGTCGGTCGAGCGAGTCTCACCGAACGGTCGCCGACGCTTCCGCTCGTCGAAGGCCACGTCCGAGCAGCGTGCCTCTGACGCCGGGGCACACGGAGAGATGGATTTTTGGTGTTAGTGATAGATATCTAACGGGATGGGCGGGACGATACTTCCCCCGATCGGCTTCTCCGAACTGCTCGGAGCACTGTTTGGTGTCCTCATCGGACAGCTGCTGACGATATGGTGGGATCGGACGAAGCGGCGTGCCGACGAGCGGACGCGGCGCCAGCGGACGGCGCGAGCTATCGCGGGCGAGCTTCGGGAGATCAGCCGTGATCTCGAACGACTGGACGACGATCCGGACACCCAGCCCGATTTTTCGTATCCGACTGCCGCGTATCGAAGTAGCATCGCGAGCGGGCGCTTCTCGTTACTCGACGAAGCGTACCAGCTCGACATCGCACAGATGTACGAGCGCATCTCGCAGGCTCGCGACGTACAGGAACGCTTTCAGCAGATTCGCCTCCGAGGCGACCGTAGCGATCGGGAGTATCGTCGACAGCTCCGCTTACAGTTCAACGACTACGTGAAGACGCTCCAGAACGAACTGCCCGAACT
This window encodes:
- a CDS encoding class 1 fructose-bisphosphatase produces the protein MVDTVDAIRDAVAAAAPEIRAGLPGRREAAGAENPSGEQRLAADEYADELLEERLGRIDGVGAYASEERESVVDAGEGYAIAVDPLDGSSNLKPNNVMGTIVGVYDAPLPASGRDLVAAGYVLYGPITTMAFAREGTVTEYLIEDGEATVLNEDVTLPDDPTVYGFGGRVPDWPDDFAAYVDEIESELKLRYGGAMIGDVNQVLTYGGVFAYPALQSAPEGKLRLQFECNPVGYVIESAGGRSSDGTGSVLDVDPEDLHQRTPVYLGNGPLIDRLESALD
- the tnpA gene encoding IS200/IS605 family transposase, whose translation is MKTTWHATYNLNYHIVWLPKCRQSALVNEVADRVRTILHEIADDKGLEILDLTVQPDHVHLFVSSPPKHAPSLLSNWFEGISSRKYNHRYADHDGEKIRWARGYYAGTAGHVSSETVTNYIQRHEEDDS
- a CDS encoding RNA-guided endonuclease InsQ/TnpB family protein; the protein is MTEFTKTLELKLVAPNAHKRQKLRETREAYQNALHDAFDAGCTTQTEANDVVVNYDLSGYAKNALKKYVPQLTTTDNAGELHDDHPVRFTNEGLRLDHKPENAIEWYVKIPHHEDYHLWMPAQPNPEQRDWLEALNAGDAEMGESRLFERDGTWFIHVTATRDVEDGSEASAEERTPIGVDIGEASLVTVCHRDDHSSPTAPELWADEGKTVRRLRKTYFTATRRLQTRGSERIAESFGDDLWNQIDDVFHRVTREVVEYAESVENPVLVLDDLTYIRESMDYGEYMNRRLHGWGFAKLHAQIRYKAVEKGIPVETVTPRNTSKECHACGEVGHRPRQATFKCSNDACWVGEYQADVNGAVNIADRYLSGESRSREHPNDDDSAEDGARLTAPQDSQADAEVQ
- a CDS encoding HpcH/HpaI aldolase/citrate lyase family protein, which codes for MARRTVLFSPGDRPDMCRKAPSTGADTVVFDLEDAVAPARKAEARAAVADLLTDPDFDPAVEVAVRVAADADAAATDLDAVADANRLDAVMVPKANADSVARVADLCSHPILALIETAAGVLDAREVATVPAVDALCFGAEDLAADLGATRTDEGTEVLYAREHVVLSARAAGVDAVDTVYTDLDDHEGLRAETRFAATLGYDGKMVVHPAQVDVVHDALAPDAEAVAWARRVLDARDDADGRGVFEVDGEMIDAPLIARAERILERVPDDE
- a CDS encoding DUF5658 family protein, yielding MSTDTAQSQSRETVGPAVGSAYLDAVATRTTAHASWLWAVALASLVADGVLTIYGIRLGLTEVNPVAADLIASVGALSALALLKGGAVGVAVAGWVVMPDDYRGLVPAGLALPWVVASVMNVVAVGLAL
- a CDS encoding class I fructose-bisphosphate aldolase, whose amino-acid sequence is MIPGADDAITRDGKALILAYDHGLEHGPVDFEPVPQTTDPSTVFDVGTHDAVTAIAVQKGVAEAYYPSYEDDVTLLAKLNGTSNLWMGEPDSAVNWSVDYAAELGADAIGFTFYGGSNHEVEMAEEFRRAQEQAREHDMGVVMWSYPRGQGLKDDTSPDTIAYASRLGLELGADIAKVKYPGSADAMNWAVQSAGDMKVVMSGGSKTSDEAFLSTVREAMDAGASGLAVGRNVFQRENPEAILDGLEAVIFDDASVEEALGATAGLEASD
- a CDS encoding phosphotransferase, whose translation is MAGFPRLQAREEVNHGDYNPKNVFTTRDATTTLWVIDPEFACWGDPAWDVASQLAHLYVAAIHVGDRPREYLDAATRFWDVYRSRVPWELDTAVATEVAILLLARVDGRATLEYLTASDVERLRRVGRASLTERSPTLPLVEGHVRAACL